tttgcaaacagtcaataacaaaagaatatactTCCTGTAGATCTGTTTTATTGTTCATTGTAATaagaatatcatcagtataatgaaagatcatggctGAGGAAATCTTTCTCtagcagggctcaaaatcttatctacaaaaaattgacacattgttggggaattcagcatgccctgggggaggacagtccattggaacctccggcagggatgggtattgtttatagaaggaactgagaatgcaaaacggtgtttatcatctgggtgaataggaatatggtaaaagcagtccttcagatcaattataattagtggccattcctttgggataactacaggtgatggtaaacctgtttgcaattttcccataggtaccatagatatgtttacagctctcagatccatcaacagtctccattttccagacttcttttgtatggtaaatataggcgaattccattgagaaaatgaaggctcaatatgccctaattttagctgttcttccactaattctgttagcacctttaatctatcaattttaaggggccactgacctatccaaattggttcatcagattttcattttatttttatcggtgctgggtactttctgtcagtggcccctatcaaaaattctgagttttcatttcagGAGAAGTCCCAGACTCTTCTgaagctaatgggatgtggaattcagctttccactgtttgtgtaggtcgcGACCCCACAGAgaaggtgagaatgggcccacatgaggtctaattatagccttttgattttctgggctgtGAACTACCATAGTCCTTTTACTTAACAGACAGGAACTTAAGCCTCCCACTCCTTCAAGCGAGTATGGAATTTCttgtagaggccaattttctggccattctttatcagaaattacggtaattTGCGCCCCGGTGTCTATCATTCCATTAAAGGGTCGCCCCTGAAAGTGAAGTTTAATCATcggattttcatctttaaatttagtaaccagagcgataattgggttatgggcggcccctggatctgtgcttccaaaacctccaattcgtgTCTTATCTGAAGTTCCAAATTTGACATATGGCAATAtaactatctgggcaattgcctcTCCCTTTTTGAATGTCCAAGTATCCGGTACCGTAATTACTACaacaatttctccctttgaatctgagtcaatgacacctgtggttactgatataccctttacattGAGGGAATTTCTGCCCAGAATTAATCCCATTGtgtctgggggtggcgggcctacaatgccagtctTTAGCATGAAGGgacatgctcctgggtaaattgtaatgtcctctgggcaagttATGTCGAGCCCAGCGCTCCCCGCAGTCGCATGAATTAATTCGCTAATTGTGAGCAATCTTGGGCTGGACTGGGAAGAAGTATGGTTTgcggactttgcccctgatttgcacgggcctggggattggccctgtaggcgtttccctgcattggaTATGTGTGTCCCTGAGGAGCTTGATTTAACAAAAGACGACAATTTCTTCTGAAATGGCCCTGTTTTCCACAGTGGTAACAGAAGAATTGCCTCCTGGGTGTAGTGTTAAAACCAGTCCCTgtgttattattagggagatttccagatctgcaatctttagcccagtggcgacctctcttgcattttgggcagagaccaggcTTTGGGGCGGCGCTTTTTCCCCGGGGGTAGAAGGACTTTGTTCCCTTAGTGACTGCAAAGGTTTGCACCGGATCCAGGTTTGCTGAAGAATGGGgcatatcataaacatttctgcaggcatgtaaaaaatcatttaagtcagCGTTGTCCTGCAAAGGGGCCAATATCAATTTGCAGGTTGAattcgcattatgataagccaaacttttttctaaatattttctaacctgcttatctttgacttgtattttcaaaGTATCTTTGAGTTTAGCTACAAATTCGATATATGGCTCATGTggaccttgggtaattcttaaaaaggttcctgcacctgtgctgttcatatcaagtttttcccatgaggatactgcaatatctttaattatgtttaagatttccttaggtaaaacagcttgtgcctgaatatctgcatattgattttctgccattaataattcatatgagagattgacccctgccactcgttttttggttccatccgggttatataatttggatttcacaccctccgcatagaacatctcccattcggttcgctgtttagatggcaagcatatttcagcttgttttttaaattcatgcagtgtccaaagtgattttcgacaccaaagtcttagcgtctccagacagtatggagaggttggcccaaattccttacatgctttcttaaaccgttccatgtcttctatttcaaggggttcATAAATTGGTCTATATACTGTTTGTAAAGGAACtgaggctggattagcagaagtactttgcaccgggctctgagccctgacatgtggagcactagcctgtgattcgtcatctgagctggcactattatgtgattccattctgtgtacagaatccggactcacttgtggacttagcaccgggggttggccatcagtgttaatattttgatttgggtcctgagtttctaaattatgtttccgagtagattttttgttgggaaaaatgcctatatttttgatggtggtgctagatttatcagcctgcactttggcctggggtttcattggatagatctccttattttccaggctggtcttagcctcacttttTCCACACTTTTTACTTCCAAAATagcagccaatacctatgcacaccataacaatattagcaaccacagagattccacaaactatgcCTAAGAGAGCCAACACAGGcgaggcaaatatttgagtatcaatgttcatttgaactatagaccacaaccatccaaaagcaatgaatttacctatcatccagcctatttgttttaaatagtattgaaatatccacttgacaaacgcagaaccaaagaatttgtaacaaggtggcacaatcaacatggctgaccatagaagccatccaaggatctccagaggcaatttccaataaagcgtttcacttacaattattgagggtccaggtccacCTGTTCCCGGCACCATTTGCAatatatcttcgctgttaacttggctgggtatttgtgaatccaagaacagtccccagaatgagaaattacttcccatccccttgtcccctttcgggggaagaccttgataatatttatccgcagcaaataataatccacacagacaagaaggatagggtgtaaaagatcaggcaaggagagccagagaatcctcctgcagccagcagctttcacagaaggacccctctcctctctccctcaagctatttattctcaactccacagcgccccacctggaagggctaggtggggcaatagtcacagaacaatcctaaggaaacacttttatatacaattccaagaatcatcttatggaaacttcaTATGCTACAATCCCCAAAgaagtgattttctttccttttattttgaaggTCACTCAGTGATAATAATTAGGGTTAATCTTGGCCCTAtgcttcagaaattactcctcatgGGCTTGGGGCACATTATGGCATGATGGaagttgaactcaggtcagcctcaaGGCAAACACACACCCCTCTGCTATGCTTTCTTCTAGCCcactcagaaatatatttttgtgtatattttaaacCATTTATGAGCAAGCCCAGCACAAAGCTAATGTAGATTTTGCCAAGCTCCTCACTATGGTGCTCCCAACCTGTCTTGCTTTTTCATATCAGCTTatttaaaatctgaaaacaacatgTATTCGCTCCACCTATGTTGCCGCTTCAACCAGGTTTCATTCAactaatttgttttaataaatttttatttaagcaccatgtttacagaaatgttcatagttgagttttagtcataaattgTACTACGCTGCCCTTCAACAATGCAACTTTCCTAGCATCAGTGTCCTCCATGTCCCTCCCCTGCAATACCCCACTCAGTCTAAGACTGgcactctgtttctcttacatGATAGTTGTGCAGTTACTGCTCTGTGCTCACCACTCACTGTGGCAAGATTCTTATCAGGGGCTTGTCTTCGCAGTTCTCTGTCAttgtctattgtttctggatattattatcataccgtcttatttttcttatattccacagatgagtttgACTATTTTGGCTATCCCTTGTCCTCTGAttcataatatgataataataatttccatgtccatccccaTATAAGCCAATTttatgacttccttttttttctaatagctgcacaCCATTCCATTGCAtagctgtaccacagtttctctagccacttATCTGTTTGTAGGCTCCTGGGTTTCCCGATTCTGGctaatgtgaatagtgctgcgGTGAACATAGTGTGAACgacatttttgcattgtttttgtgttcctaagatctATATCTAGGAGTGGTACTAAGGATTATATGGGGGCTCAGTttccactttctttagccatatccatgtttttcagaaaggcttgcctagacagcattctcaccagcagtgaggcttcttttctctctccatacATGCCCTGCTGGTTGTTCTCACTGTTTCGCAGAGGAGGTGCAGTGCAAGTGGAAGCTCCagacacctctgggtgtggccacaaaatccaaccaaaaagaaaaacccaccagACTATTTAGGAGCATGAAGATTTTGTCCTGCTTTTtcaacaaaataaggaaagctaGGGGAACAGACTTGAGCACAAGATAGAGCTATGGTTCAGACAGCCTTGTCAATATCTACTCTGACCAAAACCTTTCTTTCAGCAGAACTCAAGCCAGAAATCCATCCTTGTCCCTTCTGCTCTCTTACCTTCTCCAATCAGAACTTCCTCAGTCATCACATGAAACAAAGTCATCCCTCTTGGATCCTCTTGGAAACATCTGCAAGAAAGCCACCTCAATCAGAGAATTCCCGTCCATGTGATCAGAACCAATGGTGCCAGCATTCAAAGAATGACACATTTGAAAGTCAAAAGCATGAAGAAAGCTCCATACATTTGGCTAGTAGGATGAAGCATAGAAGAAATTCAATAGTGTTTCCTAGACTATTGAGCAGCCAAGTAGGTAGCGCTGGTAGACAGATGACAATGAAGGAAGACATTAACACAGGCCTGAAAGAAAATCCAAAGGTAGCTTCAGAGATAGACTTGCCAATAATTTTAAGAGACAAGTATGTAAGGCCTGAGAAAGGCTTCAGTGATGGATCAAATATCATCACACATCAAATGactcacacaggagagaagcctcatATTTACAGAGTGTGTGGACGAGGCTTTGGTCAGAGGTCAGTTCTTATCAGACACCAGAGGACGCACACAGGGAAAAAGCCCCatatttgcagggagtgtgggcatAGCTTCAGTGTGAGGTTAAGTCTCATCGCACACCAGAGAGCACACACAGGGgaaaagccccatgtttgcaaggagtgtgggcgtggcttcagtgtgaggtcacatctcatcatacaccagagaagacacacaggggagaagccccatgtttgcaaggagtgtgggcatggcttcagtgtgaggtcacatctcatcatgCACCAGAGAAGACACACAGGGGacaagccccatgtttgcaaggagtgtgggcgtgccTTCAGTGTGatgtcaagtctcatcacacaccagagaacacacacaggggagaagccccatgtttgcaaggagtgtgggcgtggcttcagtgtgaggtcacatctcatcatacACCAGAGAAGACACACAGGGGacaagccccatgtttgcaaggagtgtgggcgtggcttcagtgtgatgtcaagtctcatcacacaccagagatcacacacaggggagaagccctttgTTTGCAaagagtgtgggcgtggcttcagtgggaggtcaaatctcatcagacaccagagaacacacacaggggagaagccccatgtttgcaaggagtgtgg
The sequence above is a segment of the Suncus etruscus isolate mSunEtr1 chromosome 8, mSunEtr1.pri.cur, whole genome shotgun sequence genome. Coding sequences within it:
- the LOC126016027 gene encoding histone-lysine N-methyltransferase PRDM9-like — its product is MSFSPEEWACLDVSQKKLYKDVMLETYEHLQAVAGYFGVKPALITWLEGGVLGRLPRSLFTSELKPEIHPCPFCSLTFSNQNFLSHHMKQSHPSWILLETSARKPPQSENSRPCDQNQWCQHSKNDTFESQKHEESSIHLASRMKHRRNSIVFPRLLSSQVGSAGRQMTMKEDINTGLKENPKVASEIDLPIILRDKYVRPEKGFSDGSNIITHQMTHTGEKPHIYRVCGRGFGQRSVLIRHQRTHTGKKPHICRECGHSFSRRHTGDKPHVCKECGRAFSVMSSLITHQRTHTGEKPHVCKECGRGFSVRSHLIIHQRRHTGDKPHVCKECGRGFSVMSSLITHQRSHTGEKPFVCKECGRGFSGRSNLIRHQRTHTGEKPHVCKECGRGFSRRSSLITHQRTHTGEKPHVCKECGRGFSWRSYLIRHQRRHTGEKPYVCKECGRGFSVMSSLIRHQRTNTGEKPHVCKECGRGFSRRSHLITHQKTHTGEKPHVCKECGRGFSERSHLIRHQRTHTGEKPHVCKECGRGFSGMSNLLRHQRTHTGEKPHVCKECGRRFSRRSHLIRHQRTHTGEKPHVCEECGRGFSVMPSLITHQRSHTGEKPFVCKECGRGFSGRSNLMAHQKTHRREALCKE